The genomic interval GCAGGATAAAAAAAAAGCAGATCATTGATGTTTTTATCATAACCCACATTGACCAAGATCATATCAAGGGGCTTATTTACCTTACTGAAGATATCAAAAACCCTAGCAGCCCCATTCTTGGAAGTAGTATTGATAAATATTGGTTTAACTCCGCACAAAAAGACAAAAAAGTTACCACTCTGATTAGAAATCTCGATGTAAGTGCAAGGGAGATGGCCGTATTCGAAAGCTATTTACATACGCTGCCTGATATTCAGTGGGATATTAACAACAGGTTGAAAATGCCAATGGAGATTGAGCTTTATGGTGCGAAAATCACCATACTTTCACCCAATGATGAGCTCATGGCTAAATTTCAAACGGCATATGGCAATCCTGATGTTGGATTTCAATCAACAGACTACAAGAAAACAATTAATGAGTTAAAAAAGTTGGAAAATCGTATGTATAACGAACAGAAGGAGGATTTAGATGAGAAATTACAAAACGCAACAAGCATTGCATTTCTGTTGGAATATAAAGAAAAGTCTCTATTGTATCTCGGTGACGCTATCCCGGAAATAATTAAAGTATCCTTAAAGCAGATTTTAATGGATCGGAAAGTGGAAAAGCTAAAAGTCGACGCGGTCAAACTTTCCCATCACGGAAGCCGAAAGAGCTTAAGCGTGACGATGCTTAAAATGATTGATTCTAGGAAATTTATTATCAGTACGAATGGAAAGAAGGCCGGTCTGCCAAATAAGTCCACCATCGCTAAAATCTTGCTTGGAACAGAACGGAAAGAAGGGGAGCGTATAACGTTTCACTTTAATTACGAAAATTTTTCCGATTGTCTGAACTTAACAGTGGACGAAAAAAGAGCAGATCATTTTGAGTGCCTCAATGCAAACTATCAGCATGGCTATTGTCTCACCATTTAATGCAACCAAATTTGACAACCAATAACACCGAATACTTGCTCAGTAAAATTGCAGTTAGGATTACTGTAAAGTTTAAAGAAAGCATTTTGGTCACCACAAATACCGGGGGGAGCGGGGTAATCTATTTCACTTCGGCTGATTGTAACTATTTATATGTTTTCACAGCACTCCATTGTATCTTTGGGCAAAGAGAGGTTATTGAGAATAAAAACGTTTACCATCATGCCATAAGTGATATTGATTATGTTCTCGTAGAACACAATGAAAACCTTGCCACCAGCAGTTTCCGCGCACAGAAAGTTACAGCGCAAGATATTTTTATCCACCCCAAACGTGATTTCTGTATCTTAAAGGTTGACAAGAAGCTGATAGCCAATCGCACCGGTTTCCCAGAGATAGTCCTTCATTCTAATAAACGTGATTCAGGAAGTTTCAGGTCGGCTGGATTTCCAAATTCAAACAGGGATATTTACTCTCCACTTACTTATACTTTTTCCAGTTCTTCTCCCGATGGGATTATTGTTATCCGATCAGAGGGCACAATACATTCCGACGGTGCAATTGATTTGATCAGTGGATACTCTGGTAGTGGATTGTTGCTGAGCAAGGGCCCGGTTCTGGTCGGGATTATTACGAAACTTGCCGATGAGTCTGCCCTTGCAAACAATATTCACGCACTGGATTTGAGCTTTGTAGATATAAATAAGATTCTCTTAGAAGTAGATGAAAACCTAGAAGAGGTTAACTATACAAATAATGCAAAAAAAATCATAGTTGATGAACAGGAAAATCTCATTGATCTAAGCCGCATAGAGGTTAATGGTGTTCATCTCGATATTTGGAAAGCTGTAGGTAACATCAAGAGCGATATAAATGACGACTGGTTCCAGGATCCAGTCAGGTTTGCGGATATGCTTTATTCGGGGACAATTTACCAGATTATCCAAGATAATATCGTTGATGGAAGCTACGTACCTCAAGCTCCGGAAATATATACCGTTCCAAAAGAAGGGTTTACGACCAGACGCGCTGTGCAGAACAGTATAATTGACCGTGTAATCTATCAGGCGGTAACGGACGTGATTGCCCAAGAACTTGATCACATATTGATCAACACGGTATACTCCGCAAGATATAACTATGATAAAAGCAGTAACCACACTTATTTCTTTAACAATTCTGTAGAGCAATGGCAAAAATTCCAACATCAGATCTTAGAATCGATAAACATAGAGAGTCCCTATCTTGTGGTGACCGACATCACTAATTACTATGACAACATCTCACTTGCGGCACTGAAAACAAAATTGGACGATCATATTTCTGATGTTAAAAATCCTGCAGAATATAGGAATGCTATTACGCTTCTTACCCAACTGATAGCTAAATGGCAGTCCAATATGGGGTATACAAGCAATGGCATCCCACAGAACCGGGATGCCTCTGCTTTTATTGCCAATCTTTTTATGGCGCACATCGACAGGCAGATGGTAGGGGAGTTTCCAAATTACTACCGGTTTATGGATGACATAAGAATTGTATGCGAGGACAAGTATCAGGCAAGGAAAGCACTTATGTCCTTGATAGATAAACTTTCGGAGATTGGTCTGAACCTAAATTCGCAGAAAACCAATGTCTTAAACTGGTCGGATCCGGAAGAAAGGAAAAAAATAGAAGAATACACGCCCATAACCGATAGGCAGATAGACCAGATATGTACGTTAAATAATTCAAATAAGCCTCGAGAACTTCAGATTGCGGTTGGCATGGTCAATGATCTATTTCATTACTCAGTGGAACATTATCAGGAGCTGGGTAGCCCGAAAAAATTCAGGTTTTCCATTGAGCGTTTACAGCGGTTTGCAAGGACGCCTGGGTTCCGCGATCTGATCAACTTTTCCGACATTGTTTCCGCTATCGCAAAATGGTTCGAGGACAGCCCCTGGCATGCGGAGACATACATACGCTTCCTGATGGCGATAGATAAAGATTATATAACCAAATCACTCTTGGATGTACTGATTACCTCCATCACTGATCCGGGTAAAAACATCTACACATGGCAATCCTACTCAATATTTAAACTGCTTGCCTACCATAAAATTACAGACCCAGCGTTGTTGCTTTATGCGGAAAAGCTGATTACCAATTCCCAGGGAACTGAAAAAGCTCCAGAGGTTGCCGGGGCGTGCATTTATTTTGCCGCATTAAGCCCGGGCGCAGTGTCGATTATCAAACGTAGTTTTAATAAAGGCTTTTTCAATACCTATATTTCTCAACGAAGTGCTTTGTTATGCCTGGAGTCTGTTCCCCAGATCAATCTTACTGCTGAGCTCGACAGGGGCCTAAAGACCGTTCACCAGAATGCTTACGTGGCCTTTTTGACAACTGGAAAAAAATCAGACCTGGTTTCCGGACCGGGTGAGATAAAATTAAAAGATATCCCAAGGGATCTACCATTATTTGTTTCTTTATGAAAGACCAGAAAAAATTCTTCATCAGCAGGCTTAGCAACAGTAACGGCTTGGACCCAGCGACATATTATTCTTATTGCAACGGGGTATTCGAGACGCTATCCACAATTGATGCACTTTATACATCCAATACGACTCTGGTTTCCTTCGATTGGGATACACTGATCAATTGGTTGAGGATAAGAAAAGAAACCATGCCCATGAAAATAGAGGACCTGGAGCAAATGGCTAAGCAGGCCAGTGGAAAGAAAAAAGAAAACGGTCCGGGAAGTATCTGGACCATGGTTTCACCATTGTACGACGAATCAGAGCAAGAAGATCTGGCTAATGCTTCGCATGTTTATTACGGAATGAACTCAGTGGACGAGGAGGAGGTTGAAAAACTATACCATCGCCTGCTGATTGCAATGTCTGATTGTTATAAAGCCTTAGTTGAGGAATTGAGGACCAAAACCGAGCTAGGCCGTTTTATAAAGGTTGAAAAACTGATACGGATTATCAATCTTGAACGGACTTATAAGGGCATTGCA from Pedobacter sp. WC2423 carries:
- a CDS encoding ComEC/Rec2 family competence protein; this translates as MNNNRIQIKALKAGNGDSFLISYIGNHGKRVNIMVDGGNGRQTFEDHIRKEIESRIKKKQIIDVFIITHIDQDHIKGLIYLTEDIKNPSSPILGSSIDKYWFNSAQKDKKVTTLIRNLDVSAREMAVFESYLHTLPDIQWDINNRLKMPMEIELYGAKITILSPNDELMAKFQTAYGNPDVGFQSTDYKKTINELKKLENRMYNEQKEDLDEKLQNATSIAFLLEYKEKSLLYLGDAIPEIIKVSLKQILMDRKVEKLKVDAVKLSHHGSRKSLSVTMLKMIDSRKFIISTNGKKAGLPNKSTIAKILLGTERKEGERITFHFNYENFSDCLNLTVDEKRADHFECLNANYQHGYCLTI
- a CDS encoding reverse transcriptase domain-containing protein; its protein translation is MQPNLTTNNTEYLLSKIAVRITVKFKESILVTTNTGGSGVIYFTSADCNYLYVFTALHCIFGQREVIENKNVYHHAISDIDYVLVEHNENLATSSFRAQKVTAQDIFIHPKRDFCILKVDKKLIANRTGFPEIVLHSNKRDSGSFRSAGFPNSNRDIYSPLTYTFSSSSPDGIIVIRSEGTIHSDGAIDLISGYSGSGLLLSKGPVLVGIITKLADESALANNIHALDLSFVDINKILLEVDENLEEVNYTNNAKKIIVDEQENLIDLSRIEVNGVHLDIWKAVGNIKSDINDDWFQDPVRFADMLYSGTIYQIIQDNIVDGSYVPQAPEIYTVPKEGFTTRRAVQNSIIDRVIYQAVTDVIAQELDHILINTVYSARYNYDKSSNHTYFFNNSVEQWQKFQHQILESINIESPYLVVTDITNYYDNISLAALKTKLDDHISDVKNPAEYRNAITLLTQLIAKWQSNMGYTSNGIPQNRDASAFIANLFMAHIDRQMVGEFPNYYRFMDDIRIVCEDKYQARKALMSLIDKLSEIGLNLNSQKTNVLNWSDPEERKKIEEYTPITDRQIDQICTLNNSNKPRELQIAVGMVNDLFHYSVEHYQELGSPKKFRFSIERLQRFARTPGFRDLINFSDIVSAIAKWFEDSPWHAETYIRFLMAIDKDYITKSLLDVLITSITDPGKNIYTWQSYSIFKLLAYHKITDPALLLYAEKLITNSQGTEKAPEVAGACIYFAALSPGAVSIIKRSFNKGFFNTYISQRSALLCLESVPQINLTAELDRGLKTVHQNAYVAFLTTGKKSDLVSGPGEIKLKDIPRDLPLFVSL